The sequence below is a genomic window from Paenibacillus silvisoli.
ATATTGAGGAAAGGGTGAAAACGCGCGTTCTTCGATAAACTGCTCGATATAGCCCGATTCCAGCACGCCGTCGATCTGAATGCCCGAAATGCGGGACTTCAGCTCTTGGACGACGTCATCATTCGCGAGCTCTTCCACGTAGGCGATCGCCACTTCCGTTTGGGTGAGCTCCCCTACGGTGATCGTCTCGATCTTCAGCCGGGCGGAACGGAGTCGTCTGCGGATCAGGCTCGTATTGGTCCGAATGCTCTCGGTGAACGAATCGCGCGGGCCGCGGATCGTCGTTTCCGAGGAATTTTGCTCGACCGATCTCGTTTTCCCGCCCGAGACGTTAAAGTCGAGCCCTTCCGTTTGGCCATCGATGAGGACGACGATCGAGCCTTTCAGCACGTCCTGCACAATGGCTGCGCGATCCGATACCCGCTTCAACTGGCTGACCGAAACGACTTGGTTTTGCAGAAACGAAAGCATATCCTGCTCGGAAGCAAGCTGCTCGGACGGGCTGCCCAGCATCAACGGCTTCAGCAGGGATTCGTCCAGCTGATTCTCGTCGATTAAACCGTCTACATAGAAGAGAAGAGCGTTCCATCTGCCGCGGATTTGAAAGGAGCGGAACACCACGTCGGAGCAGGAACGGAACGCCTGCTTGAATGCCGCTTCGTTTTCCTGCAATGAGGAGGTCAGCACGCTGCTCGCCGCTTCGTTTGACGGCGATTTGTCTTGGTATACTTTCCGCATCGGGATCCATTCCTCCATGTAAGCATGGCAACGATTAGAAGTAGTATGAGCCCGCGCTATCCACTTTATGACAATTGCCGGGTAAAGAAAGAACCCCCGGCCCTTTTTGCAAGGACCGGGGGGGGTTGCAGGACTGCGGTTAACGCAGCGATTTGAACACCGTGCGAAGCTCGGAAACCATATGCTCCGGCTGCTCCCAAGCCGCGAAGTGTCCGCCCTTGGGAAGCTTGTTGAAGTGGATCAGATTCGGGTACGCCCGCTCCGTCCAGCTCTTCGGCGCTTCGTACATTTCGTCCGGGAATACGCTGACGGCAACCGGAAGCTTCACGCCTTTGACGGCGAAGAAGGAGATGCCCGCATGCCCGTTCTCCCAATAGAGACGAGCCGCGGAAATGGCCGTGTTCGTCAACCAGAAGAGCGTAATATTGTCCAGGACGTCGTCGCGCGTCAGACCTTCTTGAACGCCGGCAAACGATCTCGCAATCAAAGCATGGCTCTTCCAATCGTGATCGATCATGAAGGACGCCAAGCCGATCGGCGAATCCGCCAGACCCGTCAGCGTTTGCGGACGCGTGCCCATCATGAAGGCGTAGTAAAATTTATTTTCGCGCACTTGCTCGCATGCTTTCTTCTCTTCGTCCGAGAGACCGGATGGCAGCGGATTGCCGGACCAGATCGCCGCATCGACTTCGGGCGGAATCACCTCAGGCATGTTGGTGTGAATGGCGAGCAAGCCTTTCGGCTCTTGAACGCCCATCTGGTTGACGACGATCGAACCCCAGTCGCCGCCTTGCGCGACATAGCTGTCGTAGCCAAGACGAGTCATCAGCTCGCTATAAGCGCGCGCGATCCGTTTCGGATTCCAGCCGGTTTCGGTCGGCTTGCCCGAGAAGCCGTAGCCCGGCATCGACGGAATGACGACATGGAAAGCGTCCGCTTCGGTGCCTCCGTGCGCCGTCGGATTCGTCAGCGGGTCGATCAGCTTCATCTGCTCGATGATCGAGCCCGGCCATCCGTGCGCAATGAGCATCGGCATCGCGTTCTCATGCTTCGAACGAACGTGAATGAAGTGGAAGTCGAGCCCGTCGATCTCGGTCAAGAAATGCGGGTAGGCGTTCATTTTCGACTCGATGCTGCGCCAGTCGTATTCATTGGCCCAGTAACGCGCAAGCTCTTGAATCGTTCCGAGCGTCGTGCCCTGCGATTGGTCCGAGACCGTTTCTTTCTCGGGCCATCTGGTCGCATTGATCCGATTGCGCAAATCGGTCAGTTCCGCTTCGGGAATGTTTATGTGGAAGGGACGAATCGCGTTCCCATTGCTTAGTTGCGCGGTTGTTGTTTGTGTCATCGGTTTTCTCTCCTCTTATCCCTGTTGGTTTTGGTTTGCTGCATGGCCGGCCAAGCGTGTGCAGTAAATCTACCGCGTTTAGAACTATATCAGCGCTTGGAGGGTCCGTACACATCCAAAACAACCTTTCCCGAGCAATCCATAACCGGGATCGGAGGAGGAATGACATTTAACAGGTCGAACTATGAACGCAATAAAACATCCGCCAGTTGGGCGACTCCCTCTTCGATCGCCGTCTCGTCCGCTTTCGCAAACCCGAGCACCCAGCCCCTCCGGTCGCTGGCCATACAATAGAGGCTTAACGGATACACGCGAATCCCTCGCCGCAGCAGCTGCGAGGTCGCGCTTCGATCATCGAATAACGGCTCGGCTTCCAGCAGCATATGCGAGCCCGTCTCGATGCCGGTGAAGGCGAACCGCTTCGTTAAGCCGCTGGCCGCGATGGCTTTGGTCATGATTTCGTGCTTACGCCGGTACACGTTCCTCACGCGCCGCATATGCCGCATAAAATGGCCCTGCTCCATAAAGCGGGTCAGCGTCGCCGCCTCCATAATCGGAACATGACGGTAAATCAGCTCTTGAACGCGGGCCATCTGCGCAATCGCTTGGGCTGACCCGACGAGCGCCGATAGCCGGAGTCCCGGCGCGAGCATTTTGGAGAAGCTCAACATATAGAGCGTATGATTCGGTGCCTGGCTAAACAGCGTCGGCAGCGGGTCTCCCCGGTACCGGTACTCGCTGTCGTAGTCGTCCTCCACGATCCAGCTCCGGTTCTTCGCGGCCATGCACAGCAGCCGCTGCCTCCGCTGCGCCGACAGCACCGAGCCGACCGCGCATTGGTGGGACGGCGTGACGAAGGTCAGCTTGGATTCCGGCGGAACAAGATCCACGACAAGCCCATACTCGTCGACGGGTACAGGGACGACATGCATGCGGCGGTCTTTCATGACCATCCAAGAGGCCGGGAATCCCGGATCCTCGGTTGTGACCGTATCCCCTTCGGTCAGCAGCGCATGAGCGATTAGGTAAAGGCTATGATGCGCGCCGGAGGTCAGCAAAATTTGATCGCTCTGCACATGGATGCCGCGCTCCAGCGATAAGTAACGCTTGATTTGTTCGCGCAATGGCGTATGCCCGTAGCTATCCCCGTACGTCCAGTCGCGAATGTCCAGAGAGGATGAAGCCTGCAGATACGTTTGCCTCCATTGCTTCAGGAAGATGTGATCGACATAAGGCTCATGCGGGCTCAAATCGATCGTGACCTCGCCGCCTTCCTCTCCTTTGAGCCAATCCTTCAGCCTGTCGGCCGAAGAGGTTAAGAGCGGCATCGCCGGAATCGCGGGGCCTTCAAGCGTCTCCAATGCCGGTCTCTCCGCCGGAACGCCGGTATTCCAGAGCGGGTTTACCCGCGTCCCTCCTCGCCGCGACGTCACGATGTACCCGCGCGCGAGCAATTCCTCATAAACGAGCTGGATGGTCGAACGGGAGACGCCTACCTGCTGCGCCAGCTCCCGGGACGGAAGCAGCTGCTCGCCGGGCGGCCAATTTCCGTTCGAAATATGGCCGATGGCTTGATCCAGCAATTGCTGCCAGATCGGTTTGGGATCATTACGGTTCACGATTAACATGATGGGGATGCACCTGCATTCAAAGTTATGGACTGCGCGAAACCGGACGGTTTGGACGTGTACCCCCATGCCATCGCCTGCTATAGTAACAAGGCAAAGAGGCCAAGACACGCCATAGTTAAGCTATATTCTTCGCAATGAAGGGGAGTCCGATTCCGATGCAGCACGGACAATTGATTTCGCTCAATATCGGCATGCCGACGCTCATGCGGTATAACCAGAAGGACGTGTTAACCGGCATTTTCAAGCTGCCGGCGTACAGACCGTTGGAGCTGCTCCGGGAAGGCTTCGAAGGAGACGGACAAGCCGATCTGGAGCATCACGGGGGAAAAGACAAAGCGGTATGCGTTTATAGTTATGAGCACTACCCCTTCTGGGAACAGGAACTGGGGAGACGATTGCCTTTCGGGGCTTTCGGAGAAAATGTAACGACGAAAGGCATCGCAGAGCCGGACGTTTGCATCGGCGATATTTATCAGCTGGGCAGCGCCATCGTGCAGGTCAGCCAACCCCGGCAGCCCTGCTTCAAGCTGGCAGCACGTTATCAGCATCCCGGATTACCATTAAAGGTCCAGGAGACCGGATATACGGGCTTTTATTTCCGCGTGCTTCAGCAGGGGAAGGTGCAAGTTCACGATAACCTGGTTCTTCTGCGCAAGCATCCGCAAGCGCTCTCGGTAGCCTTCGCCAATCGGATTATGCATCATGACAAGAACCATCACGAGGCAATGGAAAGGCTGCTGAGCGTGTACGAATTATCCGCAAGCTGGAGAAGCACGTTTGCAAAACGGCTCCTAGGCGTGCGAAGCGATATCAGCGCTCGCATCGAGGGGCGCAACTAAAAAAGCCGCGGCTTCGCGGCTTTTTGGTTATTATTCGTGATTGCTTCCGCCCTGACTCTCCACGATCTGAAGCAGCGCCTGAATTTCTCCCGCGATCTTAGCCGGTGACAGCTTGTCCGCCGTGGCATCCGTACGAATTTGCTCAATCGTCCGAACCGCTTCGGCGCTTTCCACGGTCAGCACCTTTACCTTCCCGCCCATGAAATTCTGGATCTGGCCCGCCGCCAGCGCCAGATTATCATGATTGGAGGTATCGGTTCCCGACATCCCGCCTAGTCCACGACCAGGTGCGGCTCCTTTGCCCGAAAGGCCCTCATTCGAGCTGAGCAGCGTCCGCTGCACGTCGTCGTATTGAGAGGCGCTCGGTCCTTTCTTCGCGGTCGCAAGAACGACCGTATCATCGAACACGAACACGCGGACATCGGAGATGCCGACGCCGCTCAGCCTTGATTCCAAATGAGCGGAGAAGCCGGCGGAATGCAGCCCGGAGCTGCCGATCATGCTGTATACCGTCGTGCCCATCCCGTTCGTCGTGCTTCCGTTCCGGTTCGTTGTCATCGTTTTCGCGCCGTTCTCGGCCGGAATCACGTATGGATTTCTCGCCGCCGCCTCGTGAAGCGCATGCCCCGCCTGCGACTCCTGCTGCTTCATCTCCGTTTTGGCGCTGGCGCAGCCGCCAAGCAGCAGCATCGCTCCCGCTGCCGACGCCATGACCATGATTGATTTCTTCTTCATCGTGAAAGTCCCCCCTGCTTGAGGCTTGTTGCTGAAGTTAGCATATCCTTGCCTCCGAAATGAATATTCATGTCCCCTTGGAAAATAATAACCCCACACGCAGGAATTTCATTTCAGGAGGGACAAGTGTGACTCAATCCGTTAAAGAGAGCCCGTCCGAAGAACCGCAAGACACTGTTTCCGTCGAACCGCCCGCGTCCGCGTCCGGGTCCGAGGATTCGGTCTTCAACAGCTCACGCCGCCATTTTTTGAAAACGACCGGCTATACGATCGGCAGCCTCGTGATCGGCGGCGCGCTTAGCTCCATCATCGGCTGCGGCAAGAAGGAAGACACGACCAACAACAATACGTCTGCCGCTGCGCCGCCGGCGAATACGGATACGACGAAGGAAGAAGCCCGCAACTATAACCGGGCTTTGATGTTCTTTACGCAGGAGCAGTTCCGGATCGTGGAGAGCGCGTCAGAGCGCATCTTTCCGGAGGATGAGAACGGACCGGGCGCCAAATCGCTTGGCGTCGCCTTCTTCATCGACCATCAGCTGGCCGGCGATTACGGGTTCAACGGACGCGATTATATGAGCCCGCCGTTTTATTCCGGGGAGAAGGAGCAGGGCTACCAGGGCCGGCTGAAGCGGCGCGAGATCTACGAGATCGGTCTCCGCGAGCTGGAGAACTACAGCAATGCCAAGTATCAGAAGGGCTTCGCGGCGCTTGCGCCCGAAGAGATGGATACCGTGCTGAAGGACTTCGAGTCCGATACGGCCAAGCTGACCACGATATCGGCGAGCGGCTTTTTCAAAATGCTGCGCACCAATACGCTCGAAGGCGCCTACAGCGACCCGTTATATGGCGGCAATACGAATATGAACGGCTGGCGGATGCGCGGGTACCCGGGCAATCAGATGAGCTACGCCGCAACGATCGACAAAGGGTATACGAAGCTGGAGCCGAGCAGCCTGCAGGATCACCTCGCCTCTCATTAGCTTACAAAGGAGACTGACATGGCAAAAACATTACCGAAAACAGATGTCGTCATCGTCGGCGTCGGCTGGACCGGCGGCATTATCGCCGCCGAGCTGACGAAGGCCGGCCTGAATGTCGTCGGCCTCGAGCGCGGGAAGGAACGGAAAACCGAAGATTATTACATGGTCCATGACGAGCTTCGCTATGCGCTCCGCTACGAGCTGTTCCAGGACTTGTCCAAGGAAACGATCACGTTCCGCAGCAACGAGAAGGTCCGCGCCCTGCCGATGCGTTCGTACGGCTCCTTCCTGCTCGGCACCGGGCTTGGCGGCGCGGGCGTCCACTGGAACGGCCATACGTACCGCTTCCTGCCGTACGACTTCCAAATCCGCAGCAAGACGATCGAACGGTACGGCAAGAACAAGCTTCCTGCCGGCATGTCCATTCAGGACTGGGGCATTACGTACGATCAGCTGGAGCCGTACTATGACAAATTCGAGAAAACCTGCGGCATTTCGGGAGAGACGAATCCGCTCGGCGGCAAACGAAGCAGCCCGTATCCGACGCCTCCGATGAAGAAGTCGCCTGCGTTGCAGAAGTTTACGGATGCCGCATCGCGCTTAAAGCTCCATCCGTATACGATGCCTTCCGCCAACCTGTCGGAAAACTACACGAACCCGGATGGCGTATCGCGTGCCGCCTGCCAATATTGCGGCTACTGCGAGCGGTTCGGCTGCGAATACGGCGCGAAGGCGGATCCGGTCGTCACGGTCATTCCCGTCGCGCACAAAACCGGCAAATTCGAAATTCGCAGCCACTCCGACGTAAGGCGGGTTCTGCATAAGGGAGGCAAAGCAACCGGGGTCATGTACATCGACGTGACGACGGGCGAAGAAATCATCCAGCCCGCCGACGTCGTCGTGGCAGCCAGCTATGTGTTCAATAATACGCGGCTGCTCCTGTTATCCGGATTGGGCAAGCGTTATGACCCCGCTTCCGGCAAAGGCGCGATCGGCAAAAACTACGCGTACCAGGTCATCAAAGGAAGCGCGGCGGGCTTCTTCGAGAAGGAAGAGTTCAATACATATGCCGGCGCAGGCGCTCTTGGCGTTTCGGTCGACGACTTTAACGGCGACAACTTCGACCACAGCGGCCTGAACTTTATCCACGGCGGCGTCATTACGCTGGCTCAAGCCGGCGCTCGGCCGATCCAGAACAACCCGGTCCCGTCGGGAACGACGACCTGGGGCAAGGATTTCAAGGCCGCTTCCCTCAAATACGCGAACCGGACGCTGAGCATCGGTACTCAAGGCGCATCGATGGCTTATAAGCACCACTACCTCGATCTTGATCCGACCTATAAGGATGCGTTCGGCGACCCGCTCGTCCGGATTACGTTCGATTTCGAAGAGCAGGATCGGGAGATGGCGAAGTTTCTGGCGCTCAAATGCTCGTCGATCATGAAGGAAATGGGCGCTGACCACGTCGACTACTTGAAGGATCTTGGTCCCTATGAGATTATGACGTACCAGTCGACCCACAATACGGGCGGCGTCATTATGGGGGCGGATGCGGGGGATTCGGCGGTCAACAATTACAGCCAGATGTGGGACGCGGAGAACGTATTCGTCGTAGGCGCAAGCTCCTTCCCGCAAAACGCCGGCTACAACCCTACTGACACGGTCGGCGCGCTTGCCTACCGGACGGCCGAGGGCATATTGACCTATCGCCAAAAAGGCGGTCTGCTCGTTTGAGCATAGCCAACAACTACTATAAAAAAGGAAAGGGCCTCTATCCGCTACCCGGATAAAGGCCCTTTCCTTTTACATGCGCGCCGCAGCAGCTTACAGCAGCTTCTGGTCCTTCTGCTCCAGCTCGGCCGGACCGTGCGTGTCCTCCTCGACAATGCCTCGCGTGGAGCTGCGGAATTCGCGCAGCGTGTCGCCGAAGGCGCGGCCCAGCATCGGCAGCTTGGACGGACCGAATACGATCAGCGCAATGAGCAAAATAATGATTAACCCTGAAACGCCAATGTTATTGAACATGTGCATTCTCCTTTTCGTACGTGTACTTAGGCGGGATCGGGATGCGGATGCGGAAACAGCGCCTGCCGCCGGGCGTAACGCTTCGATAAAAGCGCGCTGATCTCGAACAGCGCAATCAGCGGTACCGTCACCGATAAATGCGAGACGAAATCCGGCGGCGAAATGCAGGAGCCGACGATGGCCAGGCCGACATAGGCGTATTTCCGCGACGTATTCAGCCTCTCCGGCGTAAGCAGGCCCAGTCTCGTCAGAAACAGCATGACCAGGGGCATCTCGAACGCTACGCCGAGCGGGAACACCACGCTGAACAAAAACACGAAATACCGGTCAATGCCGTACGTTTCCGTCGCCCCGACCGTCTGGTTCATCTGCATCATGAAGCGGAGCATCATCGGGAACACCAAAAAGTAGCTGAACGACACGCCCCCAAGGAACAGCAGGAACGATACCGGAACGTAAGCCAGCGTTCCCTTCGCCTCCTTGTAGGTCAGACCCGGTCTCACGAACGCCCAGGTATGATAGAGGGCGATCGGCAGCGTGAACAGCATCGCCAGCAGAAACGCGCAGCGCAGATAGATGAACAAGCCGTCCGTGAAGGAAAACACGTTCCACTCTACCGCTTTTGCCGCCGAGCCTTCTTTTATGTACCGCAAAATGCGGGGCGACAAATACAGGCCGCCGCACATGGACAATAGGAAGCAGCCGAGGACAAGCAGCAGTCTTCGCCGCAGCTCCGTCAAATGCCTGACGACATCTTCGTTGATGTCCATTCGCGCTCACCGCCTGTCATTATTTTCAAATCCCATGCTTAGATTGTCCATCTTCCGCGGGGTTATGCGAATTGCGGGGATTGGCCGAATACGGCGAGGAGATTGAGGGAATCGTATGAAAATAATTCTAGGAATGAGGTGTACCTGAAGATGGTGAAGTCCAAATGGCTGATCGCGACGGCAGGTCTTGCGCTTGCTCTATCGCTCAGCGCCTGCGGCGGCAATAACAATGCCGGCAACAATAATACCGGAAACACGACGAACAACGGCGGAACGACGACGAATACGCCCGAGGCGTCAACCGGCAATAATGCCGGAGCCGGCGGTACCGTGGATGCGTCCGCTGCCGAAGAGGTGTATAAAGCGAACTGCGTCGGCTGCCATGCGGCGGATTTGTCCGGCGGCATGGGGCCTAATCTGCAGAAGATCGGCGGCACGTTGAAGAGGGATCAAATCTCGGACAAAATTCACAACGGGGGCGGCGGCATGCCGGCTTTCAAAGGCCAACTGAGCGAAGACGAAATCGCCAACCTCGCCGGCTGGCTGGAATCAAAGAAGTAGTCGTTTAAATAAAGGGTTGCCCGGAAGGCCGAGTAAAGGCCTTGTGCGGGCAACCCTTTTTCAATTGGCCATTCCATCCAGCCCCAAGGAAAATACAAACAATAATTGGCAAATTTCCGCGACCGCGGTATTTGACTATTTTCCCAATCCGATCCGGACTTTTCGCCATGAACATAGTGCTATCTAACCATCTCTATATTGGCAAATAATTTAAAAAAATAGAATATAGACAGCATGTCAACTTTATTATACTATTACATTCAAGTAATGGAACCGTATACTTTTCTTTACCTAATACAACGAAAGATTATGGGGGAGACACATGAAGAAGAGCATTTTGGGCAAGCTGTCTTATTCGGTTGTGAGCACGGCACTAATCGCGGGTTTGCTGGCTGGCTGCGGAGCTAAAGGAACGAACGGAGGTTCGTCCGACGATGTC
It includes:
- a CDS encoding MOSC domain-containing protein — encoded protein: MQHGQLISLNIGMPTLMRYNQKDVLTGIFKLPAYRPLELLREGFEGDGQADLEHHGGKDKAVCVYSYEHYPFWEQELGRRLPFGAFGENVTTKGIAEPDVCIGDIYQLGSAIVQVSQPRQPCFKLAARYQHPGLPLKVQETGYTGFYFRVLQQGKVQVHDNLVLLRKHPQALSVAFANRIMHHDKNHHEAMERLLSVYELSASWRSTFAKRLLGVRSDISARIEGRN
- the tatC gene encoding twin-arginine translocase subunit TatC is translated as MDINEDVVRHLTELRRRLLLVLGCFLLSMCGGLYLSPRILRYIKEGSAAKAVEWNVFSFTDGLFIYLRCAFLLAMLFTLPIALYHTWAFVRPGLTYKEAKGTLAYVPVSFLLFLGGVSFSYFLVFPMMLRFMMQMNQTVGATETYGIDRYFVFLFSVVFPLGVAFEMPLVMLFLTRLGLLTPERLNTSRKYAYVGLAIVGSCISPPDFVSHLSVTVPLIALFEISALLSKRYARRQALFPHPHPDPA
- a CDS encoding gluconate 2-dehydrogenase subunit 3 family protein; this encodes MKTTGYTIGSLVIGGALSSIIGCGKKEDTTNNNTSAAAPPANTDTTKEEARNYNRALMFFTQEQFRIVESASERIFPEDENGPGAKSLGVAFFIDHQLAGDYGFNGRDYMSPPFYSGEKEQGYQGRLKRREIYEIGLRELENYSNAKYQKGFAALAPEEMDTVLKDFESDTAKLTTISASGFFKMLRTNTLEGAYSDPLYGGNTNMNGWRMRGYPGNQMSYAATIDKGYTKLEPSSLQDHLASH
- a CDS encoding c-type cytochrome; translated protein: MVKSKWLIATAGLALALSLSACGGNNNAGNNNTGNTTNNGGTTTNTPEASTGNNAGAGGTVDASAAEEVYKANCVGCHAADLSGGMGPNLQKIGGTLKRDQISDKIHNGGGGMPAFKGQLSEDEIANLAGWLESKK
- the tatA gene encoding twin-arginine translocase TatA/TatE family subunit — encoded protein: MFNNIGVSGLIIILLIALIVFGPSKLPMLGRAFGDTLREFRSSTRGIVEEDTHGPAELEQKDQKLL
- the pdxR gene encoding MocR-like pyridoxine biosynthesis transcription factor PdxR, which codes for MLIVNRNDPKPIWQQLLDQAIGHISNGNWPPGEQLLPSRELAQQVGVSRSTIQLVYEELLARGYIVTSRRGGTRVNPLWNTGVPAERPALETLEGPAIPAMPLLTSSADRLKDWLKGEEGGEVTIDLSPHEPYVDHIFLKQWRQTYLQASSSLDIRDWTYGDSYGHTPLREQIKRYLSLERGIHVQSDQILLTSGAHHSLYLIAHALLTEGDTVTTEDPGFPASWMVMKDRRMHVVPVPVDEYGLVVDLVPPESKLTFVTPSHQCAVGSVLSAQRRQRLLCMAAKNRSWIVEDDYDSEYRYRGDPLPTLFSQAPNHTLYMLSFSKMLAPGLRLSALVGSAQAIAQMARVQELIYRHVPIMEAATLTRFMEQGHFMRHMRRVRNVYRRKHEIMTKAIAASGLTKRFAFTGIETGSHMLLEAEPLFDDRSATSQLLRRGIRVYPLSLYCMASDRRGWVLGFAKADETAIEEGVAQLADVLLRS
- a CDS encoding epoxide hydrolase family protein, giving the protein MTQTTTAQLSNGNAIRPFHINIPEAELTDLRNRINATRWPEKETVSDQSQGTTLGTIQELARYWANEYDWRSIESKMNAYPHFLTEIDGLDFHFIHVRSKHENAMPMLIAHGWPGSIIEQMKLIDPLTNPTAHGGTEADAFHVVIPSMPGYGFSGKPTETGWNPKRIARAYSELMTRLGYDSYVAQGGDWGSIVVNQMGVQEPKGLLAIHTNMPEVIPPEVDAAIWSGNPLPSGLSDEEKKACEQVRENKFYYAFMMGTRPQTLTGLADSPIGLASFMIDHDWKSHALIARSFAGVQEGLTRDDVLDNITLFWLTNTAISAARLYWENGHAGISFFAVKGVKLPVAVSVFPDEMYEAPKSWTERAYPNLIHFNKLPKGGHFAAWEQPEHMVSELRTVFKSLR
- a CDS encoding GMC family oxidoreductase encodes the protein MAKTLPKTDVVIVGVGWTGGIIAAELTKAGLNVVGLERGKERKTEDYYMVHDELRYALRYELFQDLSKETITFRSNEKVRALPMRSYGSFLLGTGLGGAGVHWNGHTYRFLPYDFQIRSKTIERYGKNKLPAGMSIQDWGITYDQLEPYYDKFEKTCGISGETNPLGGKRSSPYPTPPMKKSPALQKFTDAASRLKLHPYTMPSANLSENYTNPDGVSRAACQYCGYCERFGCEYGAKADPVVTVIPVAHKTGKFEIRSHSDVRRVLHKGGKATGVMYIDVTTGEEIIQPADVVVAASYVFNNTRLLLLSGLGKRYDPASGKGAIGKNYAYQVIKGSAAGFFEKEEFNTYAGAGALGVSVDDFNGDNFDHSGLNFIHGGVITLAQAGARPIQNNPVPSGTTTWGKDFKAASLKYANRTLSIGTQGASMAYKHHYLDLDPTYKDAFGDPLVRITFDFEEQDREMAKFLALKCSSIMKEMGADHVDYLKDLGPYEIMTYQSTHNTGGVIMGADAGDSAVNNYSQMWDAENVFVVGASSFPQNAGYNPTDTVGALAYRTAEGILTYRQKGGLLV